A part of Miscanthus floridulus cultivar M001 chromosome 6, ASM1932011v1, whole genome shotgun sequence genomic DNA contains:
- the LOC136461821 gene encoding protein FAR1-RELATED SEQUENCE 5-like isoform X2, with the protein MGCRKQLFGEESNCKGVVTESSASQTMHTTNVAVADGRSGQGHDSLPACISEGGTSSCTPGRNEDVVAGISEAGTSSSRGMFSPMAIVTESENATPDAEKKYTHKEDIDPALIPRPGMSFRNRKEARAFYEAYAEEVGFNLSYGNSKTYSYIIQCSNEGVHTYFKKNEELRVRNNTTKKTHCMSKMKLKRIYDENKNEISVVIEQVDLMHNHPCLKKKEEIINMRSHKEKDPVLLEFVDDLQAADVPHHSIQNIVRDMHGGGENVPMTRRDLENRKAANVRAEHANDIAKLLEFFEDCKAQNPQFCWYVKIDKEGMIHSLFWSHASMQAEYNDFGDVMTFDTTHKTNIYEKPLAMFVGANHHLQNTYFGCALLGDETIETFQWVFQAFKKCMGRHRTRCIITDQDQAMEVAIGLEFPGVIHRICRWHVVNKHMPNLNEIFSLYEKQHFKEKFKSVLNHPLTPAEFERAWEELITEFDLQGNATMESLFRQRARYIPAFFKDDYCGMMTSTQRSESSNYAIKKNFVGKQTCLHKFAKRTLDFMQTRKMKEGAETYLATSKTLTKNKWPFEVQLGRIYTRAVFRNFEKKMVNCTAYNIEDDPELGEHWYRVCHTNRSEVISWGQHKFKVKADKVNGAYSCECREWEHTGLFCVHLLRAFIHVQVDKIPREYIFKRYTRFARREVDFDTSDKLLTGEDGNTQSYRTKTLIPKAMKAIRSGSMSNAAYRRLLEVLEDVTKEIDNIPPDIGAEARKGQGPSRTEDNSRDSSSDDDIEEGRCEETRITRESGTACRVEASHVLNCNKEIGKKKAAAATSEEGSQHEQDVTTLINLVPPEKAKPKGRNKTESEKAAVTLGALGEKLGTRKCKACGQYATHNTRTCLSLEHNRMRLEEMKNKKRGRPPGAKNKKVSWEHVTDRDEEDNRVKTRQKVVAENTYTGLDSDNEGEK; encoded by the exons ATGGGTTGCCGGAAGCAGTTGTTTGGGGAGGAAAGCAATTGTAAAGGGGTTGTGACTGAATCGTCAGCATCGCAAACAATGCACACGACTAATGTGGCTGTGGCAGATGGAAGATCAGGACAAGGTCACGATAGCTTACCGGCATGTATTTCAGAAGGTGGAACATCATCGTGCACACCAGGCCGTAACGAGGATGTTGTGGCTGGCATTTCAGAAGCCGGAACATCATCCAGCAGAGGCATGTTCTCACCAATGGCAATAGTTACAGAAAGCGAGAACGCTACACCAGATGCCGAAAAGAAGTACACCCAT AAAGAAGACATTGATCCTGCCCTCATTCCTAGGCCTGGGATGTCATTCAGAAACCGAAAAGAGGCCAGGGCTTTCTATGAAGCGTACGCCGAGGAGGTTGGATTCAATTTGAGCTATGGAAACAGTAAAACATATTCATATATTATACAGTGCAGCAATGAGGGGGTTCATACTTACTTTAAAAAAAATGAGGAGCTGCGTGTTAGGAACAATACCACAAAGAAGACACACTGCATGTCGAAGATGAAGCTTAAAAGAATTTATGATGAAAACAAGAATGAAATATCAGTGGTGATTGAGCAAGTGGATCTAATGCATAACCATCCATGTcttaaaaagaaagaagaaataaTAAATATGAGATCACACAAGGAAAAGGATCCGGTATTACTTGAGTTTGTTGATGACCTCCAAGCAGCGGATGTCCCGCATCATAGTATACAGAACATTGTTAGGGACATGCATGGGGGAGGTGAGAACGTTCCAATGACCAGGCGGGATCTTGAGAACAG GAAGGCGGCTAATGTGAGGGCAGAACATGCCAATGACATTGCGAAGCTTCTAGAATTCTTTGAAGACTGCAAGGCGCAGAACCCACAATTTTGTTGGTATGTCAAGATCGATAAAGAAGGGATGATTCATAGCTTATTCTGGAGTCACGCTAGCATGCAGGCAGAATATAATGATTTTGGAGATGTGATGACATTCGACACCACGCACAAGACAAATATATATGAGAAGCCACTAGCTATGTTTGTGGGTGCAAACCATCACCTACAGAACACATATTTTGGATGTGCGCTGTTAGGCGATGAGACAATAGAAACATTCCAATGGGTATTTCAAGCTTTCAAGAAATGCATGGGAAGACATAGGACTAGGTGCATTATCACAG ATCAGGATCAGGCAATGGAAGTGGCCATAGGACTGGAATTCCCTGGTGTCATCCACAGGATTTGTCGGTGGCATGTGGTTAACAAGCATATGCCGAACCTGAATGAGATATTCAGCCTTTATGAGAAACAACACTTCAAGGAAAAATTCAAGTCAGTGCTGAACCACCCCCTGACACCCGCCGAATTTGAGAGAGCATGGGAAGAACTGATAACAGAGTTTGATCTGCAAGGAAATGCCACTATGGAGAGCTTATTCCGGCAACGAGCTAGGTATATCCCAGCTTTCTTTAAAGATGATTACTGTGGGATGATGACATCGACACAGCGTAGTGAGAGCAGTAACTATGCGATTAAGAAGAATTTTGTGGGAAAGCAGACATGTTTGCACAAGTTTGCAAAGCGTACTCTAGATTTCATGCAGACACGGAAGATGAAGGAGGGAGCTGAAACATACCTTGCAACG AGCAAGACACTTACCAAAAACAAATGGCCATTTGAGGTTCAACTAGGAAGGATATATACACGGGCAGTGTTCAGAAACTTCGAAAAAAAAATGGTCAATTGCACCGCATACAACATAGAGGATGATCCAGAGCTAGGCGAGCATTGGTACAGGGTTTGTCACACGAATAGGTCAGAAGTGATAAGCTGGGGACAACACAAGTTCAAAGTGAAGGCAGATAAAGTCAACGGGGCATACAGTTGCGAGTGCAGGGAGTGGGAGCACACAG GACTATTTTGCGTGCACCTTTTGCGTGCCTTCATTCATGTCCAAGTAGACAAGATTCCACGTGAATACATTTTTAAGCGCTATACAAGGTTCGCTAGGAGGGAGGTTGACTTTGATACGAGCGACAAGCTTCTAACCGGGGAGGACGGCAACACACAAAGCTATAGAACAAAGACTCTAATACCAAAAGCTATGAAGGCGATCAGATCAGGGAGCATGTCTAACGCTGCTTACAGAAGATTGCTCGAAGTTTTAGAAGATGTCACGAAGGAAATAGACAATATCCCCCCAGACATTGGTGCAGAAGCAAGGAAGGGACAAGGTCCATCAAGGACAGAG GACAATTCTAGAGATAGCAGCAGCGACGatgacattgaagaaggaagatgtGAGGAGACAAGGATAACACGG GAATCTGGGACCGCATGTAGAGTTGAGGCTAGCCATGTGCTGAATTGCAATAAAGAAATAGGGAAGAAaaaggcagcagcagcaacaagtgAAGAAGGGTCACAACATGAACAG GATGTGACAACATTGATAAACCTGGTGCCTCCTGAAAAAGCGAAGCCTAAGGGCAGGAACAAGACAGAGTCAGAGAAGGCAGCAGTAACCCTTGGAGCATTAGGCGAGAAATTGGGCACGAGAAAGTGCAAGGCTTGTGGGCAGTACGCTACACATAATACGCGGACGTGCCTCAGCTTGGAACATAATAGAATGAGGCTTGAAGAAATGAAGAACAAAAAGAGAGGGAGGCCACCAGGCGCTAAAAATAAAAAGGTAAGCTGGGAGCATGTTACTGATCGCGACGAGGAGGACAATAGAGTGAAGACACGACAGAAGGTAGTCGCAGAAAACACCTATACTGGTCTAGATAGCGACAACGAGGGAGAAAAATGA
- the LOC136461821 gene encoding protein FAR1-RELATED SEQUENCE 5-like isoform X1: MGCRKQLFGEESNCKGVVTESSASQTMHTTNVAVADGRSGQGHDSLPACISEGGTSSCTPGRNEDVVAGISEAGTSSSRGMFSPMAIVTESENATPDAEKKYTHKEDIDPALIPRPGMSFRNRKEARAFYEAYAEEVGFNLSYGNSKTYSYIIQCSNEGVHTYFKKNEELRVRNNTTKKTHCMSKMKLKRIYDENKNEISVVIEQVDLMHNHPCLKKKEEIINMRSHKEKDPVLLEFVDDLQAADVPHHSIQNIVRDMHGGGENVPMTRRDLENRKAANVRAEHANDIAKLLEFFEDCKAQNPQFCWYVKIDKEGMIHSLFWSHASMQAEYNDFGDVMTFDTTHKTNIYEKPLAMFVGANHHLQNTYFGCALLGDETIETFQWVFQAFKKCMGRHRTRCIITDQDQAMEVAIGLEFPGVIHRICRWHVVNKHMPNLNEIFSLYEKQHFKEKFKSVLNHPLTPAEFERAWEELITEFDLQGNATMESLFRQRARYIPAFFKDDYCGMMTSTQRSESSNYAIKKNFVGKQTCLHKFAKRTLDFMQTRKMKEGAETYLATSKTLTKNKWPFEVQLGRIYTRAVFRNFEKKMVNCTAYNIEDDPELGEHWYRVCHTNRSEVISWGQHKFKVKADKVNGAYSCECREWEHTGLFCVHLLRAFIHVQVDKIPREYIFKRYTRFARREVDFDTSDKLLTGEDGNTQSYRTKTLIPKAMKAIRSGSMSNAAYRRLLEVLEDVTKEIDNIPPDIGAEARKGQGPSRTEDNSRDSSSDDDIEEGRCEETRITRKILPAANQLLHGGCSKQMKAAEIKESGTACRVEASHVLNCNKEIGKKKAAAATSEEGSQHEQDVTTLINLVPPEKAKPKGRNKTESEKAAVTLGALGEKLGTRKCKACGQYATHNTRTCLSLEHNRMRLEEMKNKKRGRPPGAKNKKVSWEHVTDRDEEDNRVKTRQKVVAENTYTGLDSDNEGEK, from the exons ATGGGTTGCCGGAAGCAGTTGTTTGGGGAGGAAAGCAATTGTAAAGGGGTTGTGACTGAATCGTCAGCATCGCAAACAATGCACACGACTAATGTGGCTGTGGCAGATGGAAGATCAGGACAAGGTCACGATAGCTTACCGGCATGTATTTCAGAAGGTGGAACATCATCGTGCACACCAGGCCGTAACGAGGATGTTGTGGCTGGCATTTCAGAAGCCGGAACATCATCCAGCAGAGGCATGTTCTCACCAATGGCAATAGTTACAGAAAGCGAGAACGCTACACCAGATGCCGAAAAGAAGTACACCCAT AAAGAAGACATTGATCCTGCCCTCATTCCTAGGCCTGGGATGTCATTCAGAAACCGAAAAGAGGCCAGGGCTTTCTATGAAGCGTACGCCGAGGAGGTTGGATTCAATTTGAGCTATGGAAACAGTAAAACATATTCATATATTATACAGTGCAGCAATGAGGGGGTTCATACTTACTTTAAAAAAAATGAGGAGCTGCGTGTTAGGAACAATACCACAAAGAAGACACACTGCATGTCGAAGATGAAGCTTAAAAGAATTTATGATGAAAACAAGAATGAAATATCAGTGGTGATTGAGCAAGTGGATCTAATGCATAACCATCCATGTcttaaaaagaaagaagaaataaTAAATATGAGATCACACAAGGAAAAGGATCCGGTATTACTTGAGTTTGTTGATGACCTCCAAGCAGCGGATGTCCCGCATCATAGTATACAGAACATTGTTAGGGACATGCATGGGGGAGGTGAGAACGTTCCAATGACCAGGCGGGATCTTGAGAACAG GAAGGCGGCTAATGTGAGGGCAGAACATGCCAATGACATTGCGAAGCTTCTAGAATTCTTTGAAGACTGCAAGGCGCAGAACCCACAATTTTGTTGGTATGTCAAGATCGATAAAGAAGGGATGATTCATAGCTTATTCTGGAGTCACGCTAGCATGCAGGCAGAATATAATGATTTTGGAGATGTGATGACATTCGACACCACGCACAAGACAAATATATATGAGAAGCCACTAGCTATGTTTGTGGGTGCAAACCATCACCTACAGAACACATATTTTGGATGTGCGCTGTTAGGCGATGAGACAATAGAAACATTCCAATGGGTATTTCAAGCTTTCAAGAAATGCATGGGAAGACATAGGACTAGGTGCATTATCACAG ATCAGGATCAGGCAATGGAAGTGGCCATAGGACTGGAATTCCCTGGTGTCATCCACAGGATTTGTCGGTGGCATGTGGTTAACAAGCATATGCCGAACCTGAATGAGATATTCAGCCTTTATGAGAAACAACACTTCAAGGAAAAATTCAAGTCAGTGCTGAACCACCCCCTGACACCCGCCGAATTTGAGAGAGCATGGGAAGAACTGATAACAGAGTTTGATCTGCAAGGAAATGCCACTATGGAGAGCTTATTCCGGCAACGAGCTAGGTATATCCCAGCTTTCTTTAAAGATGATTACTGTGGGATGATGACATCGACACAGCGTAGTGAGAGCAGTAACTATGCGATTAAGAAGAATTTTGTGGGAAAGCAGACATGTTTGCACAAGTTTGCAAAGCGTACTCTAGATTTCATGCAGACACGGAAGATGAAGGAGGGAGCTGAAACATACCTTGCAACG AGCAAGACACTTACCAAAAACAAATGGCCATTTGAGGTTCAACTAGGAAGGATATATACACGGGCAGTGTTCAGAAACTTCGAAAAAAAAATGGTCAATTGCACCGCATACAACATAGAGGATGATCCAGAGCTAGGCGAGCATTGGTACAGGGTTTGTCACACGAATAGGTCAGAAGTGATAAGCTGGGGACAACACAAGTTCAAAGTGAAGGCAGATAAAGTCAACGGGGCATACAGTTGCGAGTGCAGGGAGTGGGAGCACACAG GACTATTTTGCGTGCACCTTTTGCGTGCCTTCATTCATGTCCAAGTAGACAAGATTCCACGTGAATACATTTTTAAGCGCTATACAAGGTTCGCTAGGAGGGAGGTTGACTTTGATACGAGCGACAAGCTTCTAACCGGGGAGGACGGCAACACACAAAGCTATAGAACAAAGACTCTAATACCAAAAGCTATGAAGGCGATCAGATCAGGGAGCATGTCTAACGCTGCTTACAGAAGATTGCTCGAAGTTTTAGAAGATGTCACGAAGGAAATAGACAATATCCCCCCAGACATTGGTGCAGAAGCAAGGAAGGGACAAGGTCCATCAAGGACAGAG GACAATTCTAGAGATAGCAGCAGCGACGatgacattgaagaaggaagatgtGAGGAGACAAGGATAACACGG AAAATTTTACCAGCTGCGAACCAGTTACTACATGGAGGTTGTTCAAAACAAATGAAGGCAGCAGAAATAAAG GAATCTGGGACCGCATGTAGAGTTGAGGCTAGCCATGTGCTGAATTGCAATAAAGAAATAGGGAAGAAaaaggcagcagcagcaacaagtgAAGAAGGGTCACAACATGAACAG GATGTGACAACATTGATAAACCTGGTGCCTCCTGAAAAAGCGAAGCCTAAGGGCAGGAACAAGACAGAGTCAGAGAAGGCAGCAGTAACCCTTGGAGCATTAGGCGAGAAATTGGGCACGAGAAAGTGCAAGGCTTGTGGGCAGTACGCTACACATAATACGCGGACGTGCCTCAGCTTGGAACATAATAGAATGAGGCTTGAAGAAATGAAGAACAAAAAGAGAGGGAGGCCACCAGGCGCTAAAAATAAAAAGGTAAGCTGGGAGCATGTTACTGATCGCGACGAGGAGGACAATAGAGTGAAGACACGACAGAAGGTAGTCGCAGAAAACACCTATACTGGTCTAGATAGCGACAACGAGGGAGAAAAATGA